A genomic window from Planctomycetota bacterium includes:
- a CDS encoding antitoxin, producing the protein MTLDPDVAALLRQRMKERGLSFKAALNQAVREGLLKPAPRRYRLKTFRMGCRAELRPDKAPALAAALEEDEIVRKLILRK; encoded by the coding sequence GTGACGCTGGATCCGGACGTGGCGGCGTTGCTCCGCCAGAGGATGAAGGAGAGGGGCCTTTCGTTCAAGGCCGCGCTCAACCAGGCCGTTCGCGAAGGGCTCCTGAAACCCGCGCCGCGCCGCTACCGCCTCAAAACCTTCCGCATGGGCTGCCGGGCGGAGCTCCGGCCGGACAAGGCCCCGGCCCTGGCCGCGGCGCTGGAGGAGGACGAGATCGTCCGAAAACTGATCCTCCGGAAGTGA
- a CDS encoding phosphoribosylanthranilate isomerase: MLKVKICGVTRAADALLAAAEGADYIGLIFAPSPRRVESRTAQEIVRQLPRGVEPVGVFLDQPIDEVRRVLEITGIRIAQLHGRETPEYCRRLGVQVIKTFDTFSEDSLERLKAYDAFAYLLDVPKGAGGRSRIDPDWARLAKRHGRVILAGRLTPENVGDLVARVRPFGVDACSATEKAPGVKDPARLRDFIRAAREAHRQSTRIKVRLR, from the coding sequence ATGCTCAAGGTCAAGATCTGCGGCGTGACCCGCGCCGCCGACGCCCTCCTGGCCGCCGCGGAAGGAGCCGATTATATCGGCCTCATCTTCGCCCCCAGCCCCCGCCGCGTCGAATCCCGGACCGCGCAGGAGATCGTGCGCCAGCTTCCCCGCGGCGTCGAACCCGTCGGGGTCTTCCTCGACCAGCCGATCGACGAGGTCCGGCGCGTTCTGGAGATCACCGGCATCCGCATCGCCCAGCTCCACGGCCGCGAAACCCCCGAGTACTGCCGCCGGCTCGGCGTCCAGGTCATCAAGACCTTCGATACCTTCAGCGAGGACTCCCTCGAGCGCCTCAAGGCCTACGACGCCTTCGCCTACCTCCTCGACGTCCCCAAGGGCGCCGGGGGGCGCTCCCGCATCGACCCCGACTGGGCCCGCCTGGCCAAGCGCCACGGCCGCGTGATCCTGGCCGGCCGGCTCACGCCCGAAAACGTCGGCGACCTCGTCGCCCGGGTGCGCCCCTTCGGCGTGGACGCCTGCTCCGCCACCGAAAAGGCCCCCGGCGTCAAAGACCCCGCGCGGCTCCGCGACTTCATCCGCGCCGCCCGCGAGGCCCACCGCCAGAGCACCCGCATCAAGGTCCGTCTCCGGTAA